The nucleotide sequence CCAACACTCTACAAGATCCACAAAGGGCTATTCCTCGTAGAACTCATTTTCGTAGCGATCGCTCTTTTTCAACCGCCTACTCCCACCTGCACGCAGCACGGGCAACAGCAGCGCAGTCCCCACCATGCCAACTACAACACTGGAGGTCAACACCAAACCAAAGGGAATTTCGACGGATTTGAATGCCAGGAACTGGAGGGTCACACCTTTCGCATTTTGAATCGATAGGAGGGCGATCGCACTGATCCACGCGCCCACGATCACCGCCAAAATCAACGTTTTCATTGCAGGTTTCCTATACTTTCCCCCCTATACTTTCCCCAGTGTAACGTTTGACCTGCGATCGCACGTTAGCAACCGTCCGCAAGGCATACCAGCAACACCGATTGAATCGTGGCATCGGGATTGTACTCCTGCGTTTCGTTAAAGCCACCACTGAATTCAGGATAGATGCCAGCCGTAGAGGTATTAGCATTTCCAGTACCAAAGGAAATATTGGGTGCGGGATGGTTGGCAAAACGCACATATTCCCGCCCTTCATTGTCGTAGCTAAAGGACAAGGTTGCATCCCCGTAGGCGTCCTCTGCCGTACTGATTAACGTGCCTGCGCCCACGCCCTCAGCCGTTGTGTAAGCGGGATTATCCGTCCACAAGCCTTGAATGGGGTCGTCATCGCCTGCGGGTTCGCCTGCCAAATACAGAATGTAAAACTGAATTTCCCCGTTTTGACGAACGGCGATCGCGTCAAAGTCCACAATAAACGGGGACTTCACCTCAAACTGAGCCGTATCCCCCAAGCTTTGCTTAAGCTCGCCCAGGGTCATGCCGAGCCGAGCCACCCCAATTCCATCCGCTGAAATCTGGTAGCGCTCTGCCTCCAAAATCGGCTCCACTGGTTCTGCCGTTTCCGTCGGTTCGGGGATAACTTCGGTTTCCGTCGGGGTGGCGGTTGATTCGTCAGCGTCGTTGTCATTGCATCCCACTAGCGCAACGAGCGACAAGGCACATAAGGGCAGGGCGATCGCACGAATGAAAGATTTCACAGTAGATCCTCGTAGAGTACGACGATAATAGCGGGGCATAACGAGCTATATTACCCCATCTAACCTTGGTCGAAGAATGATCGTCTGAGGTTCCCAGCTTACAACCGTTCTGATAATAGCGAAAGTTGACTATCTGGTGGACGGTAGCCCAAATGCGTCCAGGCCGCCGGAGCCGCCACCCGTCCCCGGGGGGTGCGGAGCAGGTAACCAATTTGGAGTAAGTACGGTTCGTAGACTTCCTCGATGGTCTGGGCATCTTCCCCGGTTGCGGCGGCCAGAGTGTCTAATCCCACGGGGCCACCCCCAAAGTTTTCAATCAAGGTCGTTAGCATCCGGCGATCGGTCCAGTCCAGGCCGCAGGGATCAACGTTAAATAACTCCAGGGCTTCAGCGGCGATCGCCTCCGTAATATCTGCCCCGTTCCGCTTCACCTCCACATAATCGCGCACTCGGCGCAGGAGTCGATTGG is from Synechococcales cyanobacterium T60_A2020_003 and encodes:
- a CDS encoding DUF1049 domain-containing protein; the protein is MKTLILAVIVGAWISAIALLSIQNAKGVTLQFLAFKSVEIPFGLVLTSSVVVGMVGTALLLPVLRAGGSRRLKKSDRYENEFYEE